A segment of the Ciona intestinalis unplaced genomic scaffold, KH HT000838.1, whole genome shotgun sequence genome:
tgaatgaatgtaacctatttactCTTGTGTGggggggcaacgacaatcattataacatgaatgatcagtttcatacacttgACCGATTACtagttaaaatgtatttaactttaaatgtgattttttggaaatttgaattttcaaatttttgtttttttgtatgactgacaatttggacaataAGGACCACTGTCACctgggttgaagaaattttcgttatgtgtcttgcccaaagacacatatgcccacaatggttgtacccctttttaattttggtataAGTGCACCACaccaaatacatttaaatttgtaagtACTGTACACTGTACAATCAGTGCTGCGATTCGTTGCCAGGTGTCACCGAGCGCAATTTTTGACGTCCAAGTTGTCGCGAGAAACTTAAtcattctgacgtcataacacATTACATACAAATTGTCATAACCGGGTAACAATTGCCATTATCTCCAGAATAATCGGTCGTCGCAAAAACTTAACAGTTATTGCCCCcccaaaaaatgtaataactaAACTGGACTAATACGGCCCAATCGCAGCTTTGTGTAGGATACTGCCATGTTAAACTAGAACATATATGCACGACAAACCTACACCAAATCTTACCTCCACTAACACTGAACCAAACATTCCTGGTTGAAACTGTCCATGCAAAGCTGGAGTATTTTGATATGGAAAGTAACCGATACGCGTCAACTTTTTCCATGTATCCTCACAATGATTGGTGCGATCAACGTTTATCCACGCTGTGGCGCACCTCATGCACGTCGCAACTAGCTCGACAGGCGGTTCTCCAGTATGGATTATTC
Coding sequences within it:
- the LOC100181295 gene encoding nucleoporin NUP188 homolog yields the protein MVQWQHPVNGWAVFHAEIKSLLSYRGPSSNLDLIGFIQKSLLIYRLVEKILVSVQTDSPDTGCMAVLETMKLFVDHIPELLQKIIHTGEPPVELVATCMRCATAWINVDRTNHCEDTWKKLTRIGYFPYQNTPALHGQFQPGMFGSVLVEVRFGVGLSCIYVLV